Proteins from a single region of Desulfosporosinus sp. Sb-LF:
- a CDS encoding LysR family transcriptional regulator: MEQHLLVFKEVAETKNITLSAKKLHMSQPSISLQIQNLENQYGARFFDRTNKGVTLTKEGKIFYAHVRSVLDILTNAKEQINALAKDQRGLIYLGATLTIGEYILPNILAFLFKTHPDVDFKVKIANTESISQDVLEKKMHIGLIEGPVPVHKDLNVENFWEDELVVVLPYFHPWASRNSITLAELPNERLVTREDGSGTRRVMEMALKERGLEPDQLNITMELGSTQAIKQLVSAGLGITIISSLTVSREDDQKIFKCLKIQDAPIYRPLSILTNARTTQTKDERLLINLLHDHRLLSDVLSKDYNELEDLE; the protein is encoded by the coding sequence ATGGAACAACACCTTCTTGTTTTTAAAGAGGTGGCAGAAACCAAAAATATAACCTTATCAGCTAAGAAACTTCACATGAGTCAACCCAGTATTAGCTTGCAGATTCAGAATCTCGAAAATCAGTATGGCGCTCGTTTTTTTGATCGCACAAATAAAGGGGTAACTCTTACCAAAGAAGGTAAAATTTTCTATGCTCATGTTCGGAGTGTCCTGGATATACTTACGAATGCCAAAGAACAGATAAACGCTCTTGCCAAGGATCAGAGAGGACTTATCTATCTTGGAGCCACTTTAACGATTGGGGAGTATATTCTACCAAATATTCTTGCATTCTTGTTCAAGACGCATCCTGACGTGGACTTCAAGGTGAAAATCGCAAATACAGAATCGATTTCTCAAGATGTTTTAGAGAAAAAAATGCATATTGGCCTGATCGAGGGTCCGGTGCCAGTGCATAAGGATCTTAATGTAGAAAATTTCTGGGAAGATGAGTTAGTAGTCGTGCTTCCGTATTTTCACCCCTGGGCGTCCAGGAATAGCATCACCTTAGCTGAACTTCCAAACGAACGTCTGGTGACACGAGAAGATGGCTCAGGGACTCGTAGAGTAATGGAGATGGCCTTAAAAGAGAGAGGGCTTGAACCTGATCAGTTAAATATCACGATGGAATTGGGAAGTACTCAGGCCATCAAACAACTGGTTTCGGCTGGACTTGGAATTACGATTATTTCCTCACTGACTGTTAGTAGGGAAGACGATCAGAAAATATTCAAATGCTTAAAGATTCAAGATGCTCCTATTTATCGGCCCCTCAGTATTCTTACTAATGCCCGAACCACCCAGACTAAAGATGAACGTCTCTTGATCAATCTCCTCCATGATCATAGGTTACTATCGGATGTTTTAAGTAAGGACTATAATGAACTAGAAGATCTCGAATAA